AATAGTTCGGTCTGTAAATCTTTCGGCAAATAGATTCAGTGTTGAACCCGCCTGTTCAAAACCTGACCAAAACAAAGCTGAGAATAAAAATAAAATGGCAATAACTCCAACCTTTTTTCGATCATCTGCATTAAGTCCTCCAAAAAGAATGACATAACCAAGATAAACAAAAGCCACAATAGCAATGATTGTTCCCGAAGCACTTGCTATTGCTGAAACATTCATGGGAATAAAGTCCAAAAATAAGGCTGTCAATATCAATAAAACCACCGAACCAATCCCAAACAGAATCCTTACCAATCGTTCTCTATCCCTTTTTTCTTTATCTGTCAATACCGGTATTGCTTCACCATAACCAATCAGATTTTTTGCTGAAACCTTATATTGGATCAAGCCAAATACCATTCCCAAACCGGCCAATCCAAAACCCAAATGCCAATCATATATAGCCATTGTACTGCATGCAATCGGTGCTATCAATGCCCCTATATTGATCCCCATATAAAAAATGGAAAATCCTGCATCTCTTTTTGAACTACCCGCAGGGTATAATTGGCCTACTATGGAACTTATATTGGGCTTTAGCAGTCCGGTACCAACTGTAATCAGTATCAAGCCCAGAAAAAAAGAATTGGTATCCAATGATGAAAGTGATTCTTTCGCCTCCGAACTATCTCCAAGTAGGAGAAAAAGCCCGGGGAGAGCCATTGTAAAATGACCCAAGGCTATAATTATCCCTCCATACCAAACAGATTTTTTCAAACCAAATAGTCTATCGGCAAACCAGCCTCCCGGTAATGCCAATAAATAGACCCCCATAGTGTAAAGACCATATATAGCTCCTGAAGTTTTGTCATCAAATCCAAGTCCTCCTTCAATAATCGCTGTGGTCATAAATAAAATCAAGAGCGCTCTCATCCCATAATAACTGAAGCGCTCCCACATTTCGGTAAAAAATAAGGTCATTAAACCCTTTGGATGTCCAAACATTGTTGGTCCGGGAAATAAATCAATCTGATCGTGACCGGAAGTATTATCATTAAATTTTTCCAAAATTATTTAGGTTAGGTGGTAAAATGGATCTCAAAGAATTACAATGATAACAGATTTTTTCAAATTGTACTATCCTTTGTTTACCTGCGAATGATCCTGACAAATAATGGTTTAAATGATTTAAAGCCTTATTTTCTTCCAACTGATCAACGAAATTTTTTAGCTATACCAAACTAGCGAAAATTGATTCCGTAATCGATTGTATTAGCAAAAAAAGGACATTTTTTTATTTGTGTTATGTAATAATATCTATCTTTGACCCGCGATATAAACCCTAAAAATATATTTATGAGTGTACAAGAACTCGATATTAAAGTTGAAAGAAAAAGTTTATCAGAACTTGAACTTGAGACCAAAGGAACAATTTTTTGGAATCTTAGTCCGGCTGAACTTGTAGAACATTCCCTTGCCAACAAAGAAGGCAATCTGACAGATGTAGGGGCACTGATGGCTGATACAGGTGAATTTACCGGACGTTCACCAAAAGACCGGTTTATTGTAAAAGATTCAGAGACTGAAAATACTGTTTGGTGGAGTGATATCAATATTCCTTTTGATGAAGCGAATTTTGATAGACTATATAATAAAATGATCAGTTTTTTGGGCAATAGAAATCTATACGTTAGAGATGCAATTGCCGGTGCTGATGAAAAATACAGATTAAACCTGAGAATTATCAATACTTTGGCCTGGCATAATATGTTTTGTTATAACATGTTTTTAAGACCTGATAAAGATCAACTTGAAGATTTTGATCCGGATTTTACCATTATCTGTATACCTGAATTCAAGGCAAATCCTGATACTGATGGGACAAGACAGGAAAATTTTGCTGCTATCAATCTGACCAGAAAAATACTGCTTATTGGTGGGACTGCCTACGCAGGGGAAATGAAAAAAGGAATTTTCTCAGTATTGAATTATATCCTTCCCCACAAGCATGGGGTTCTTTCCATGCACTGTTCAGCCAATGTTGGAAAAG
This window of the Aquiflexum balticum DSM 16537 genome carries:
- a CDS encoding peptide MFS transporter; translation: MFGHPKGLMTLFFTEMWERFSYYGMRALLILFMTTAIIEGGLGFDDKTSGAIYGLYTMGVYLLALPGGWFADRLFGLKKSVWYGGIIIALGHFTMALPGLFLLLGDSSEAKESLSSLDTNSFFLGLILITVGTGLLKPNISSIVGQLYPAGSSKRDAGFSIFYMGINIGALIAPIACSTMAIYDWHLGFGLAGLGMVFGLIQYKVSAKNLIGYGEAIPVLTDKEKRDRERLVRILFGIGSVVLLILTALFLDFIPMNVSAIASASGTIIAIVAFVYLGYVILFGGLNADDRKKVGVIAILFLFSALFWSGFEQAGSTLNLFAERFTDRTILGWEIPAGYFQSINSMFIIIFAPFFGALWVWLGRRHLEPSSPLKFAMGLLLLGMGFLVMYFAAKIAASGELAAPTWLIFTYMLHTFGELSLSPVGLSLVTKLAPPKYGGQMMGIWFLSVSLGNLFAGLIAGEASGGTEEALAEMPGQYIIIVMTALGAGMLLLLLSKPIRRLMGNVH